In bacterium, the genomic window GTTCGTTGGCTTCGCCTACAAGTGACGTGACGCACTCGCCGGTCACGAGACGGGAACGTTCCACCAGCGTGAGCCAGTAGTGTGCCTCACGAAGCTCCTTCAAGACAATGTGCATCTTGTGCACAAAGTCGGCTCGGCTCTCCGCTCCTCTCGACTCTTGGTAGTTTGCGCCTGCCGAACAGGCAGCTCGAACAAGCTGATTCGCCAAGTAACGACCCGAGGCCGTTCGCCCCATGCGGTTGGACAGGGCGAGGACGTTGGTAGCGAAGTCGAGCAGCCTGCCGCTGATTTCCTTGCCGGGTCCTTTGACTTCTAACATCTTACGTCTTACATCTGACTTCGGTTCTGTCCCATCCGCGCTTCTGACATCTCTCATCTAGCATCTTACATCTGACTTCCACTGGAGTTCAGCCTCTCCACAACCGGTATCAGCTCAAGCACATCACTAATCTCAAAGTCAGCACCCGAGACCTTCGTCCCGAACTCGTCGCCGTAGCGGGCGAACACCGTCGTCATGCCCAGGGTCTTGGCGCCGGTGATATCGCGCTCGGCCCAGTCGCCGACCATGACTGCTTCATCGGGCCGCACCTGCAGCAGCTCCAGCGCCTTGCGGAACGGCTCGGGCGCCGGCTTGCGCACGCCCGTATCATCGAAGGTCACGACCGCGTCGAAGAACATGTCCACGCCGAGTTGAACCAGCCGCATCCAGACCTGCATCCGCGGCGCGTCCGACACCACGGCCAGCTTGAGGTGCATGCGGAAGAGCCTGAGCAGCGCCAGGCTGACGTGCGGGTAGGAGACCAAGGCTCCCTCGCGGGCGCGGCGGTAGGCGACGATGCCGGCGGCGAGTATCCGGTAGTCGACATAGCCGAGGACCTCGTGCAGCAGGTCGTCAAATACCTCCTGATACTCGATGCCTTCCCGGTCGTAGATTTCGTATATCTTCTTGTGCGCCTGCTCCGCCGTCAGGTCGAGTCCGGCGTCGATCATCGCAACGATTGCCGCATCCACGGCTGCGTTCTTCCACTTCCGGAAATCGACGAGGGTGTTGTCGACGTCGAACACTACGGCCTTGATCACGGCATCAAACCCGAAGCACGAAGCCCGAAATCCGAATCAAGCTCAAAGCCACAAGTGTCCAGGCCTGCCCGTCTTCGACAAGGCCGCTCCTACTTGTACCAGTCGGTCATTCGGGCTTCAATCGTCATTAGGACTTCGG contains:
- a CDS encoding four helix bundle protein, with product MLEVKGPGKEISGRLLDFATNVLALSNRMGRTASGRYLANQLVRAACSAGANYQESRGAESRADFVHKMHIVLKELREAHYWLTLVERSRLVTGECVTSLVGEANELVSILVRALVTAKSRGATSDI
- a CDS encoding TIGR02253 family HAD-type hydrolase — protein: MIKAVVFDVDNTLVDFRKWKNAAVDAAIVAMIDAGLDLTAEQAHKKIYEIYDREGIEYQEVFDDLLHEVLGYVDYRILAAGIVAYRRAREGALVSYPHVSLALLRLFRMHLKLAVVSDAPRMQVWMRLVQLGVDMFFDAVVTFDDTGVRKPAPEPFRKALELLQVRPDEAVMVGDWAERDITGAKTLGMTTVFARYGDEFGTKVSGADFEISDVLELIPVVERLNSSGSQM